Proteins from a genomic interval of Clostridium sp. AN503:
- a CDS encoding DUF1540 domain-containing protein: protein MTKLECSVTNCLHNSDHCCCKQAIIVDGHEAKEKCETCCGSFDENREGFFKNVFKTPESRLEIDCEAVKCIYNENRHCVAEHIGIAGDGASKAEHTECATFKAR, encoded by the coding sequence ATGACCAAATTAGAGTGCAGCGTAACAAACTGTCTCCACAACTCCGATCACTGCTGCTGCAAGCAGGCGATCATCGTGGACGGACATGAAGCTAAGGAAAAATGTGAAACCTGCTGCGGAAGCTTCGATGAAAACCGCGAAGGCTTTTTCAAAAACGTATTTAAGACCCCGGAGAGCCGTCTGGAGATCGATTGTGAGGCAGTAAAATGCATTTACAACGAGAACCGTCACTGTGTAGCAGAGCACATTGGAATCGCAGGAGACGGGGCAAGCAAAGCAGAGCACACGGAGTGCGCGACATTTAAGGCACGGTAG
- the infC gene encoding translation initiation factor IF-3 → MINEQIRDKEVRLIGENGEQLGILPLIDALKMAREAELDLVKIAPTAKPPVCKIIDYGKYRYELARKEKEAKKKQKVIEVKEVRLSPNIDTNDLNTKMGAARKFLEKGDKVKVTLRFRGREMAHMSKSRYILDDFAESLKDIATIDKPSKVEGRSMVMFLTAKK, encoded by the coding sequence ATGATTAACGAACAGATTCGTGACAAAGAAGTTCGATTGATTGGTGAGAACGGGGAGCAGCTGGGAATCCTGCCACTCATAGACGCGCTCAAGATGGCGCGGGAGGCAGAGCTTGACTTAGTAAAGATTGCGCCGACGGCAAAGCCACCGGTTTGTAAGATCATCGATTACGGCAAGTATCGTTACGAACTGGCAAGAAAAGAAAAAGAAGCTAAGAAAAAACAGAAGGTAATCGAGGTAAAGGAAGTGCGGTTATCCCCGAACATCGACACCAATGACTTGAACACCAAGATGGGTGCGGCACGGAAGTTCCTTGAAAAGGGCGATAAAGTCAAAGTTACCTTACGTTTCCGTGGTCGTGAGATGGCACATATGTCCAAGTCCAGATATATCCTGGATGATTTTGCCGAGAGCTTAAAGGACATTGCAACCATCGACAAGCCTTCCAAGGTAGAAGGAAGAAGCATGGTTATGTTTTTAACTGCTAAAAAGTAA
- the rpmI gene encoding 50S ribosomal protein L35, with protein sequence MPKLKTSRAAAKRFKKTGTGKLVRNKAYKSHILTKKSTKRKRNLRKDIVTDGTNAKVMKKILPYL encoded by the coding sequence ATGCCTAAATTAAAAACAAGCAGAGCAGCTGCAAAACGTTTCAAAAAGACCGGTACCGGTAAGCTGGTAAGAAATAAAGCATACAAGTCTCACATCTTAACTAAGAAGTCTACCAAGAGAAAGAGAAATCTTAGAAAAGATATCGTTACGGACGGCACCAACGCTAAAGTAATGAAGAAGATTTTACCATATCTGTAA
- the rplT gene encoding 50S ribosomal protein L20, with protein sequence MARIKGGMNARKKHNRVLKMAKGYRGARSKQYRVAKQSVMRALTSSYAGRKERKRQFRQLWIARINAAARINGLSYSKFMYGLKLAGVEMNRKVLSDMAINDAEGFAKLAELAKSKVA encoded by the coding sequence ATGGCAAGAATTAAAGGCGGTATGAACGCGAGAAAGAAACACAACAGAGTGCTGAAGATGGCAAAAGGCTACAGAGGCGCACGTTCCAAACAGTATAGAGTAGCAAAGCAGTCCGTTATGAGAGCGCTGACCAGCTCTTATGCAGGCCGCAAAGAGAGAAAGAGACAGTTCCGTCAGCTGTGGATCGCACGTATCAACGCAGCAGCAAGGATCAACGGCCTGTCCTATTCCAAGTTCATGTACGGCTTAAAGCTGGCTGGTGTTGAGATGAACCGCAAGGTCCTGTCCGACATGGCGATCAACGACGCAGAAGGCTTTGCAAAGCTGGCTGAACTGGCAAAGTCCAAAGTGGCTTAA